DNA from Rhinatrema bivittatum chromosome 1, aRhiBiv1.1, whole genome shotgun sequence:
ctgcccttaacagaaggcatgggggtaacctgcacggagcggcagttactgcccttaacagaaggcatgggggtaacctgcacggagcggcagttactgcccttaacagaaggcatgggggtaacctgcaaggagcggcagttactgcccttaacagaaggcatgggggtaacctgcacggagcggcagttactgcccttaacagaaggcatggggttaacctgcacggagcggcagttactgcccttaacggaaggcatgggggtaacctgcacggagcggcagttactgcccttaacggaaggcatgggggtaacctgcacggagcggcagttactgcccttaacggaaggcatgggggtaacctgcacggagcggcagttactgcccttaacggaaggcatgggggtaacctgcacggagcggcagttactgcccttaacggaaggcatgggggtaacctgcacggagcggcagttactgcccttaacggaaggcatgggggtaacctgcacggagcggcagttactgcccttaacggaaggcatgggggtaacctgcacggagcggcagttactgcccttaacggaaggccatgggggtaacctgcacggagcggcagttactgcccttaacggaaggcatgggggtaacctgcacggagcggcagttactgcccttaacggaaggcatggggtaacctgcacggagcggcagttacttcccttaacggaaggcatgtgggtaacctgcacggagcggcagttactacccttaacagaaggcatggggataacctgcacggagcggcagttactacccttaacagaaacatgggggtaacctgcatgaagcagcagttactacccttaacagaaggcatgggggtaacctgcatggagtggcagttacttcccttaacagaaggcatgggggtaacctgcatggagcggcagttactacccttaacagaaggcatggggtaacctgcacggagcagcagttacttcccttaacagaaggcatgggggtaacctgcacggagcagcagttacttcccttaacagaaggcatggggtaacctgcacggagcagcagttactgcccttaacagaaggcatggggtaacctgcacggagcagcagttacttcccttaacagaaggcatgggggtaacctgcacggagcagcagttacttcccttaacagaaggcatgggggtaacctgcacggagcagcagttactgcccttaacagaaggcatggggtagcctgcacggagcagcagttactacccttaacagaaggcatggaggtaacctgcacggagcggcagttactacccttaacagaaggcatgggggtaacctgcacggagcggcagttacttcccttaacagaaggcatgggggtaacctgcacggagcggcagttactacccttaacagaaggcatgggggtaacctgcacggagcagcagttactacccttaacagaaggcatgggggtaacctgcatggagcggcagttactacccttaacagaaggcatgggggtaacctgcatggagcggcagttactacccttaacagaaggcatgggggtaacctgcacagagcagcagttactacccttaacagaaggcatgggggtaacctgcatggagcagcagttactacccttaacagaaggcatggggtaacctgcacggagcggcagttactgcccttaacagaaggcatgggggtaacctgcacggagcggcagttactgcccttaacagaaggcatgggggtaacctgcacggagcggcagttactgcccttaacagaaggcatgggggtaacctgcacggagcggcggttactacccttaacagaaggcatgggggtaacctgcacggagtggcagttactacccttaacagaaggcatggggtaacctgcacggagcggcagttactacccttaacagaaggcatggggtaacctgcacggagcggcagttactacccttaacagaaggcatggaggtaacctgcacggagcggcagttactacccttaaaagaaggcatgggggtaacctgcacgaagcggctgttactacccttaaaagaaggcatggggtaacctgcacggagcggcagttactacccttaacagaaggcatgggggtaacctgcacggagcggcagttactacccttaacagaaggcatgggattaacctgcacggagcggcagttactgcccttaacagaaggcatggggttaacctgcacggagcggcagttactgcccttaacagaaggcatgggggtaacctgcacggagcggcagttactgcccttaacagaaggcatgggggtaacctgcacggagcggcagttactgcccttaacagaaggcatgggggtaacctgcaaggagcggcagttactgcccttaacagaaggcatgggggtaacctgcacggagcggcagttactgcccttaacagaaggcatggggttaacctgcacggagcggcagttactgcccttaacagaaggcatgggggtaacctgcacggagcggcagttactgcccttaacggaaggcatgggggtaacctgcacggagcggcagttactgcccttaacggaaggcatgggggtaacctgcacggagcggcagttactgcccttaacggaaggcatgggggtaacctgcacggagcggcagttactgcccttaacggaaggcatgggggtaacctgcacggagcggcagttactgcccttaacggaaggcatgggggtaacctgcacggagcggcagttactgcccttaacggaaggcatgggggtaacctgcacggagcggcagttactgcccttaacggaaggcatgggggtaacctgcacggagcggcagttactgcccttaacggaaggcatgggggtaacctgcacggagcggcagttactgcccttaacggaaggcatgggggtaacctgcacggagcggcagttactgcccttaacggaaggcaggggggtaacctgcacggagcggcagttactgcccttaacggaaggcatgggggtaacctgcacggagcggcagttactgcccttaacggaaggcatgggggtaacctgcacggagcggcagttactacccttaacggaaggcatggggtaacctgcacggagcggcagttacttcccttaacggaaggcatgtgggtaacctgcacggagcggcagttactacccttaacggaaggcatggggataacctgcacggagcggcagttactacccttaacagaaacatgggggtaacctgcatgaagcggcagttactacccttaacagaaggcatgggggtaacctgcatggagtggcagttacttcccttaacagaaggcatgggggtaacctgcatggagcggcagttactacccttaacagaaggcatggggtaacctgcacggagcagcagttacttcccttaacagaaggcatgggggtaacctgcacggagcagcagttacttcccttaacagaaggcatgggggtaacctgcacggagcagcagttactggccttaacagaaggcatggggtaacctgcacggagcagcagttacttcccttaacagaaggcatgggggtaacctgcacggagcagcagttacttcccttaacagaaggcatgggggtaacctgcacggagcagcagttactgcccttaacagaaggcatggggtagcctgcacggagcagcagttactacccttaacagaaggcatggaggtaacctgcacggagcggcagttactacccttaacagaaggcatgggggtaacctgcacggagcggcagttacttcccttaacagaaggcatgggggtaacctgcacggagcggcagttactacccttaacagaaggcatgggggtaacctgcacggagcagcagttactacccttaacagaaggcatgggggtaacctgcatggagtggcagttacttcccttaacagaaggcatgggggtaacctgcatggagcggcagttactacccttaacagaaggcatggggtaacctgcacggagcagcagttacttcccttaacagaaggcatgtgggtagcctgcacggagcagcagttactacccttaacagaaggcatggggataacctgcacggagcggcagttactacccttaacagaaggcatgtgggtagcctgcacggagcagcagttactacccttaacagaaggcatggaggtaacctgcacggagcggcagttactacccttaacagaaggcatggggataacctgcacggagcggcatttactacccttaacagaaacatgggggtaacctgcatgaagcagcagttactacccttaacagaaggcatgggggtaacctgcatggagtggcagttacttcccttaacagaaggcatgggggtaacctgcatggagcggcagttactacccttaacagaaggcatggggtaacctgcacggagcagcagttacttcccttaacagaaggcatgggggtaacctgcacggagcagcagttacttcccttaacagaaggcatgggggtaacctgcacggaacagcagttactgcccttaacagaaggcatggggtaacctgcacggagcagcagttacttcccttaacagaaggcatgggggtaacctgcacggagcagcagttacttcccttaacagaaggcatgggggtaacctgcacggagcagcagttactgcccttaacagaaggcatggggtaacctgcacggagcagcagttacttcccttaacagaaggcatgggggtaacctgcacggagcagcagttactgcccttaacagaaggcatggggtaacctgcacggagcagcagttacttcccttaacagaaggcatgggggtaacctgcacggagcagcagttactgcccttaacagaaggcatggggtaacctgcacggagcagcagttacttcccttaacagaaggcatgggggtaacctgcatggagcagcagttacttcccttaacagaaggtatgggggtaacctgcatggagcggcagttactgcccttaacagaaggcatggggtagcctgcatggggCAGCAGTAATAGTGGCACCCTTGGGCATGTCTGCAGCTCCTACAAAACTCTGTGGCTGTGACGATATCCAGGACCTCCGCGTCTGAACATGTTTCCCCAGTGTTCTCACTGGGTACCAGTGTGAGTTACGTTTGCAATCCCCTGTGTTGAACTTTTAAAGCCCTGCACAGAGGTGTAGCGGAATATTAGGATGTAGGGTTGCCTCCTCCTGGGCCCACACGTATCCTATGTTCCTGTCAGACAGAGCTGCTCAGGTCTTCATCACCGTCACGAATAGGATAGGCAGGGGCTCGTTGTATTTCCTTCCCATGCCAGGCACCTCCGCTATGGAATGCCCTCCCTTTGCATACACACCAGGAATCAAATTAGGAGAAGCTTGCAAAATTAAAAGCCTGGCTTCCAATCAAGtatttggctggggggagggtgcaGTTATCTTATGACTTTATTTTGTCACTGTCTAGGTCTAGGAAGCTGGGGAATAAGTTGGGGATTTCTTCCTGGGGGAGGGCCTTGCAGAAGTGCCCTGGCTGGGAATATTGCTTTCTGCCCTTTGATGTTGTGCATTATTGCCTCTCATGCAGCATATTGCTGGACATGGTATACACGGAGACACgtacacccagacacagacacagacacacacacagacacagacacagatacacacacacagacagacatgtacacacagatacacacacacacagagacatgtacacccagacacacacatgtacatccagacacagacacacacacacacacatgtacacccagacacacacacacacacacacccagacacacacacacacgtacacccagacacagacacacacagatgtACACCCAGgtacagtcacacacacacacacacacacagacatagacaTGTACACCCAGgtacagtcacacacacacacacacacacagacatagacaTATACACCCAGgtacagtcacacacacagacacatttctCATAGCACCTCCCTGCTCTCCTCCCCTTGTCCTGGAAGCACATGGAGCAGGCTGTCTTGCTTTCAGTGCAACTTTTTTTTAGCAATGATTTTTGTAGATGTACAAAGTAGCATTTAGTCTTCTCAGTTCTCCCTGTCTTCTTTTGATTTGGGGGATGTGGTTCAGTTTCTATCTTTACTTTTTCTAATTATATATTAACCAAATTAACCCAGGAGGTTGAGATGAAAGGTTGTGTTTGCTGTCCTGGCTGGTACCTTTGTGTGGTTACTCAGCGGTGGCTCGTGGTCCGGTGCAGCCTTCAGGTGAGACGTGAGTGAGCCccatgcccccagacccccaCAGATCTCCGGCCACCGATGCACAGGCCATTACTGGGGGTCTGCGTGGGTAGCGAGAGCTTACGTTGCTCTCCTAGCTTTCGCAGGGCTGACACAACGAGGGTGTCCTCCGAGGGCTTACCTGCTGGAAAGCGCCGGGCTTTTCTGTTGGTCAGATTCAAACATTTCCCGTTTTATGTTGGttgcttccctttcctctctacTTGCGAGCCTATTGTATAACGTTTTACCTCTGGGTACCCATGGAAGGAAAGAGGACTTGTTATGACAGGTCTGAttactcccctcctcctctccagacCTCTCCCAGGTGCCCTCTAAGTCAGGGTGATCAGTGTTTCCTGTTCACACAGGTTGATACATGTTGAAGTGCATCATATTATATCTTATTATATATTATGATATGTGGGTATACTGATACATTTAATGTGTTACTGTATTGAGCGGATGCACTAtaaagattattaaaaaaaaaaagatggtgagaGCGATACAAAAGCTGGGGGCGTGAGAGAGCTCTCTTTTGACTCTGAAATACTGTGAGATCCTCTCCTACAGTGTCCCTGAGAGCAGCTCTGCTCAGAGCAGCGTCACATATCTCCTCGCGCGCCATGGATCTGTGATGTCACAAATGATGCATCACGTTCTGTGTGATGTCACTCGTAATGCAGTCGCAAACATGGCTGCTCCAGTAGGAATGACAGAAAGGGTGGCCCTAGGAAGTTCAGTGAGAACAATTTACCAATATTTCTGATTCACAGAGACAGGGGTTGATACTTGCTGTAGGGACATGAGGGTAGGATTTATTTTAGCAAAATCATTTCTGAAGGTAGGGGTCACTGAATGTTATCATAGTCTGCCAAAGACATCAGCTAAACCCTAAAGCTCGCAAGGTGCAGTGATGAGTGTGCAAAATGTGATCTGTGATAGTCACAGAACAGCTCAGGAAGTGACACCACAGAAATCCCTGTACCCCCTCACGTGCTTGTTTTTCTGTATATTTCAGAACAGCCCCCCTGCAGGAGAGGTGACGCTGGGACTGACCAGAACCCCCCAGGTCTCTGCAGCAATTCACACTCACTTACCCCTGTGCTGGGAAACCTTAGCTGGAATCCGGGAGATGCTTTTTTCATCCCTCGTGGCACCCAGGCAGATTATTTAGGCCAGGACCCTGTGACAGGTCTTCACAAAGCCATGCTAGATCACATACTCTCCAGGAGAGTTCGGTTGGAGAACCACTAACAATCTGTCATCCAAGCAGGACCCAAGCACTTCACAGTCAGCGTGTGCTGTCAGCAAACAGGTAGCGCCTTCTGGGGTGGCTGTCACAACAAGCGCCAGACCACAGCACATGCTGCAACTCATTAAAGGTCCAAGGTGAAGTGTAGAGACGTTCCTAATGACTAATCCTCAGCTATCATCTCTAATCCATAGCTGATCAGTGTTTCTTCTCCTATGCAGCATCGCTTTACTCCTGCCCTTCGGGCTGCTCATCACCTCCGCGAAGGCCTTCCTCCACAGCCCTAATGCATTCTGGCTGTTTGAAAGGACTTGTGTCTTCCAGCATACTGCTCGCAGTGATCCTGTTCTGGCATTCAGCCCTCCTTAGGACCAGGAGAGAACAGGACACACGGAGCAGGGCAAATCCCTTCTCTGGAGCTAAGCATCCCTTCCGTTCCTCCTTGGAGGATCTCAGTTCCCTCTCTGGCGGGGTGGATTTTCCCTCCTTGCTTGCAGGCTCCTTCCCAGAGCCCCACTGCCACAAAAGACTGGTACTTCTGGTTCTTGTGACTTCATCCCCAGGACATTTTGGACCTAGACAAGTGATCCGCGGGACGTGGGCAGCCGAGGAGACATGGACGCCCTTTCCCTGGCAGTCAGTGTTCCTGCTTGGCCAGACATCCGATGACAGCGTCGCTCAAGAAATCCAGAAGGAGCAACAGAGGTTCGGCGACGTCCTGGTGGGAAATTACCTGGACACGTACCGCAACCTCACCCTGAAGGTCATGCACGGGCTGAAGTGGGCGACGGAGCGGTGCCGGCCAGAGTACATTCTCAAAACGCACGACGACTGCTTCGTCAACGGCGACCGCCTGCCAGCCTTCCTGGCAGAGCACAACACGATAAAGACCGGCCTGTACGTAGGCGCCGTGCTCCCTCGGCCTAAGCGACGGGTCATCCGGGAGCCGTCCAGCAACTGGTACGTGTCGAGGCAGGACTACCAGCCAGAGGAATACCCTCCCTACGCCACCAGCACGGGCTACGTTCTCTCGCTGGACGCGGCCAGCGACATCCTGCGGGTGGCAGAGCGCACTCGCCCCATCCTGGCGGAGGATGCGTTCGTTGGCATCCTGGCCAGGAAGGCCGGCATCTGGGTGAAGGCCAGCGGACGCTTCGCCAGGTACAACGCAAAGTGGAGGGTATGTAACTACCGCTACCTGATGGTAATCCATCAATTGAGCGCCAAGGGGCAGACGCTGGCCAAGGTCAACATGCTGAAAGCCAGGACCGCCTGTGAGGACAGCAGAGAGGTCATCCGCTGGTAGTAATGTGACGGCCTTCTCACCGTGTCTCTGCAGCACAAAAATAGATTCTCTTTCGGAAAGTCTCGCATAGCATGCAAATATACAGTATTTGGGGATCACACGGTATTTTCCCTCATTGTTTTAAGCTTCTCTTAAAAGTAACAGGTTGATAACATTGGCTCAGTGCAAACAGGGGGTGTGGTCTTCTACCTTCTACCATAGATATGACCCTCACTGCTGCCCTgaagcaccccctgctattccagtactgagaccctcacacacagctctgccaatgcacctcactcctaccctgcagcacctcctgctattccagtagtgagaccctcacacacagctctgccaatgcacctccctcctgccctgcagcaccccctgctattccagtactgagacctccacacacagctctgccaatgcacctcactcctgccctgcagcaccccctgctattccagtactgagaccttcacacacagctctgccaatgcacctcactcctgccctgcagcaccccctgctattccagtactgagaccttcacacacagctctaccaatgcacctcactcctgccctgcagcacctcctgctattccagtactgagaccttcacacacagctctgctaatgcacctccctcctgccctgcagctcccctgctattccagtactgagaccccacacacagctctgctaatgcacctcactcctgtcctgcagctcccctgctattccagtactgagacctccacacacagctctgctaatgcacctcactcctgtcctgcagcaccccctgctattccagtactgagaccttcacacacagctctaccaatgcacctcactcctgccctgcagcacctcctgctattccagtactgagaccttcacacacagctctaccaatgcacctcactcctgccctgcagcacctcctgctattccagtactgagaccttcacacacagctctgccaatgcacctcactcctgtcctgcagcaccccctgctattccagtactgagaccttcacacacagctctaccaatgcacctcactcctgccctgcagcacctcctgctattccagtactgagaccttcacacacagctctgctaatgcacctccctcctgccctgcagctcccctgctattccagtactgagaccccacacacagctctgctaatgcacctccctcctgccctgcagcaccccctgctattccagtactgagacctccacacacagctctgctaatgcacctcactcctgtcctgcagcaccccctgctattccagtactgagacctccacacacagctctgctaatgcacctccctcctgtcctgcagcaccccctgctattccagtactgagacctccacacacagctctgctaatgcacctcactcctgtcctgcagcaccccctgctattccagtactgagaccttcacacacagctctgctaatgcacctccctcctgccctgcagctcccctgctattccagtactgagaccccacacacagctcggcccatgcacctcactcctgccctgcagcacccgctgctattccagtactgagaccctcacacacagctctgccaatgcacctcactcctgccctgcagcacccgctgctattccagtactgagaccctcacacacagctctgccaatgcacctcactcctgccctgcagcaccccctgctattccagtactgagacccacacacacagctctaccaatgcacctcactcctgtcctgcagcaccccctgctattccagtactgagacccccacacacagctctgccaatgcacctcactcctgtcctgcagcaccccctgctattccagtactgagaccctcacacacagctctgccaatgcacctcactcctgccctgcagcaccccctgctattccagtactgagaccccacacacagctctgctaatgcacctccctcctgcactgcagcaccccctgctattccagtactgagaccctccat
Protein-coding regions in this window:
- the LOC115082570 gene encoding beta-1,3-galactosyltransferase 5-like; this translates as MHSGCLKGLVSSSILLAVILFWHSALLRTRREQDTRSRANPFSGAKHPFRSSLEDLSSLSGGVDFPSLLAGSFPEPHCHKRLVLLVLVTSSPGHFGPRQVIRGTWAAEETWTPFPWQSVFLLGQTSDDSVAQEIQKEQQRFGDVLVGNYLDTYRNLTLKVMHGLKWATERCRPEYILKTHDDCFVNGDRLPAFLAEHNTIKTGLYVGAVLPRPKRRVIREPSSNWYVSRQDYQPEEYPPYATSTGYVLSLDAASDILRVAERTRPILAEDAFVGILARKAGIWVKASGRFARYNAKWRVCNYRYLMVIHQLSAKGQTLAKVNMLKARTACEDSREVIRW